One Megalops cyprinoides isolate fMegCyp1 chromosome 23, fMegCyp1.pri, whole genome shotgun sequence genomic region harbors:
- the LOC118770293 gene encoding solute carrier organic anion transporter family member 1C1-like produces MRADAKKQPEPCCSKLKLFLASLSFVYFAKAFQGSYMKSSITQIERRFDIPSSLIGVIDGSFEIGNLLVIAFVSYFGARLHRPRLIGAGCLFMAAGSIFTALPHFFQGRYQYETTVTQPTGINSTESVHPCLANQSQALNNNDLSLESVAACEKEAGSSMWIYVFLGNMLRGIGETPVMPLGVSYLDDFAREENTAFYLACIQTVGIVGPMFGFLLGSFCAKLYVDIGAVDLETVSINHKDSRWVGAWWLGFLATGAVMLLAGVPFWFLPKSLPKQGEENSQPVDDPAGEQDHFIPESTAPAERPRPVTFSELAKDFLPSLRRLFSNTVFLLIICVSLVQVNGFIGMITFKPKFMEQVYGQSPSKAIFLIGVMNLPAVALGIITGGFVMKRFKLSVLGAARMSVSASILSFLSLLIQYFLQCENSQVAGLTVSYQGLKGVSYQPETLLSQCNMECSCSLKHWDPVCASNGITYASPCLAGCQSSSGSGKGMVFHNCTCMDTWPVPAANTSAILGQCPRQEDCDRMFKYYMAVSVVGAFVSACGATPGYIVLLRSIQQDLKSLALGMHILIVRTLGGIPPPIYFGALIDRTCLKWGSKRCGGRGACRLYDSSAFRVTFLGLIYGLYSMSYLLWIVLYAKLVQRQKKLAMLDQAKAGGQEGDEINISNGKTLSEGNLKSEKEQEKESTI; encoded by the exons ATGAGAGCTGATGCcaaaaaacagccagagccATGCTGCTCCAAACTCAAG ctgtTCCTGGCTTCGCTGTCCTTTGTCTACTTTGCCAAAGCCTTCCAGGGGAGTTACATGAAGAGTTCCATCACTCAGATCGAGAGACGCTTCGACATCCCCAGCTCCTTGATAGGGGTCATCGATGGAAGTTTTGAGATAG GGAACCTGCTGGTGATTGCCTTCGTCAGTTACTTTGGTGCAAGGCTCCACCGCCCACGGCTGATTGGAGCTGGGTGTCTGTTCATGGCTGCCGGGTCCATCTTCACTGCTCTACCTCACTTCTTCCAGGGCCG GTACCAGTATGAAACAACTGTCACACAGCCCACTGGCATCAATTCAACTGAGAGCGTCCATCCGTGcctggccaatcagagccaAGCACTGAACAACAATGATCTCTCATTGGAGAGTGTAGCAG CGTGTGAGAAAGAGGCGGGCTCCTCCATGTGGATCTACGTGTTCCTGGGAAACATGCTGAGGGGGATTGGTGAAACCCCTGTCATGCCTCTGGGCGTGTCCTACCTGGACGACTTCGCCAGGGAAGAGAACACGGCATTTTACCTGG CCTGCATACAGACCGTGGGCATTGTAGGACCTATGTTTGGGTTTCTCCTGGGCTCCTTCTGCGCCAAACTGTACGTGGACATCGGCGCTGTGGATTTAG AGACTGTGTCCATCAACCACAAGGACTCTCGCTGGGTGGGGGCCTGGTGGTTGGGCTTCCTGGCGACCGGGGCTGTGATGCTGCTGGCCGGGGTGCCGTTCTGGTTCCTGCCCAAGTCTCTCCCGAAGCAGGGGGAGGAGAACAGCCAGCCTGTGGATGACCCTGCTGGCGAGCAGGACCATTTCATTCCAGAGAGCACTGCGCCTGCTGAGAGGCCACGCCCTGTTACCTTCTCTGAACTGGCTAAAG ATTTCCTGCCATCTTTGAGAAGACTTTTTAGCAACACAGTGTTCCTGCTCATAATATGTGTCTCCCTTGTGCAAGTCAATGGCTTCATTGGAATGATCACCTTCAAACCCAAATTCATGGAGCAGGTCTATGGCCAGTCTCCTTCCAAGGCCATCTTCTTAATAG GCGTTATGAATCTGCCTGCAGTGGCCCTAGGGATCATCACTGGTGGGTTTGTGATGAAAAGGTTCAAGCTGAGTGTCCTGGGGGCTGCGAGGATGTCCGTCAGTGCCTCCATCCTgtctttcctctccctgctcatCCAGTACTTCCTGCAGTGTGAGAACTCGCAAGTGGCTGGGCTGACAGTGTCCTACCAGGG gTTAAAGGGGGTGTCGTACCAACCAGAGACTCTACTGTCCCAGTGCAACATGGAATGCTCCTGTTCACTCAAGCACTGGGACCCTGTGTGCGCCTCCAATGGCATCACATACGCCTCCCCCTGCCTCGCTGGCTGCCAGAGCTCCAGTGGTTCTGGAAAAGGGATG GTCTTCCACAACTGCACGTGCATGGACACATGGCCCGTTCCTGCTGCCAACACCTCAGCCATCCTCGGGCAGTGTCCACGCCAGGAAGACTGTGATAGAATGTTCAAGTACTACATGGCGGTGTCAGTAGTGGGGGCCTTTGTGTCCGCCTGTGGGGCCACGCCCGGGTACATAGTCCTGCTCAG GTCAATACAGCAGGATCTGAAATCTCTGGCCCTTGGCATGCATATCTTGATTGTCAGAACTTTGG GTGGGATTCCTCCACCCATATATTTTGGGGCATTGATTGACAGGACATGTCTGAAGTGGGGCTCTAAGCGATGTGGAGGACGTGGGGCTTGTAGACTGTACGACTCAAGCGCGTTCAG agtAACGTTTCTTGGACTGATCTACGGACTTTACTCCATGTCCTACCTGCTGTGGATAGTGCTCTATGCCAAACTGGTTCAGAGACAAAAGAAACTGGCCATGCTTGATCAGGCCAAGGCTGGTGGACAGGAAGGGGACGAGATCAATATCTCCAATGGAAAAACCCTGTCTGAAGGAAATCTGAAAAGcgagaaagagcaggagaaagagagcacCATATGA